A single region of the Mercenaria mercenaria strain notata chromosome 6, MADL_Memer_1, whole genome shotgun sequence genome encodes:
- the LOC123550023 gene encoding uncharacterized protein LOC123550023 isoform X1 yields MDDELRDPGYQNYVSIYRGFAYVGEKLEPYTNQGLDTAYQRIYRNLAGLHPCRQECSRIYKCQSSKWCITCNGWRNQLLKSRRYPNVLWERTRSWEWPKAYQNIVEVYLPASWQNDNLDLKDISTACYVWENCSKYFKIRQFIIKKLRQFRNQYFAHNTSLKATDLEKAQVFDVLKDLLNDQDVQSHIDVQDCLNGLAKIEQGYQIEKWMNEVQNLLQQHELTLADIETTTHKHDKGLDILLKVQENIQERQEAIQEDIGSMKKDIFEMIKRKHSSFTHVYQWTNRLKNFVFYQEKNVKVLSVILFAVLLCVYLFTRQPTNMEHKFAKTACVSEQYRVPFPQDLPLLGYLNEHRSLVGRQWLMEQLKHELFSSDGGKQHGVVLVAEMGYGKSAFISKLLCPGSSESAISIQKHIVAFHVCKFDVRSTHCSERFIRRLIGFFAMKSAEYGNIISMLPEAHIVFNRDSCEKEPDACFDQGITIPIKQLSNHMNTPWIVVIDAVDECENTGSNPILELLSRRMKHLPKWLKFLVTSRNITSLTLLRKMKIEQLYSNDSRNKNDIKAFIQESFPVNTNPDMINTLVDKSEGNFVYIIQALKWILDKKDYDNVPDFPSDLGDVYEINFDRQFVDAEAYRIPKLILEIVCSTINPVTKVDIYTILRSSNIFPDKKDFDRHFASLNFFLRTGESVRVPHQALYRWLIDEQNESYGISLQAGHALISKYMFSTLTGNNTKDIVDLAIHVANSADSTLRKMFVSSTFSDIGGSNSVPLVHKLIWKTSCIKALELLLHHYPDVNVINEGNVTPAFVAAAKGHTDQLKLLHGKGANLGFTVRGHFLISPYMVFSKIEMMKHHYYAGYGLLHIAAQHGHSSIVKYILAHNRTLIYEKNALGLHAGQIACESGNLEVIKILHSFEPKLFGYKCMFYASKQNHKTILKWLVQNGIEYKCISDNESLEAAHSIEQLNVVQILEYSSLLFPNDIYSLDRINSFDIWWIVFKTTPLAVAIQTGSMDAARYLIETFPKSLDCYDAYGYTPALASVFYSRTELYPLLSKNFETDKCGKIPDHLLDLKILKHMRLYEMAHKCPEGGSLAHIVALYALDKEIFWFYLRERLQINWNEPDYSGNFPIHYAIANNYLLFIMLFEQGTITHDNRYSYREITAANGSTVYHIAAMSDQSLSMHHLTGSFKKPIPELKDEHGRGITHYVVLRQFLNIVGKHETDAQFISALFLRYLVETAKHNIKTYDYFGRNILHYGFRNGYISVVKYLKYEYQSIFDLLLSQRDNEGLTPIDFALKDYQRSSSIIVLPKKCSYFDVYFTFCLNDSEYSNVMSSWELGLSYLIQTASKGQYYNFIEPNLKYIMEKSPYLLTAVLVYHNYMTLDHLKHQLIVINEHDLSVWTQLTVARHKPEAFRVCREPLTKSPLHFSLLTVNYKHSVFSFENHDVNNFLHMVYGYPINSTLFGCPDENGYNIFHYSLIGGNIQTARILMSKNIRMINDHVTLKDIFLMAMSSRIKTDHENFIKCSENVYYRAQETCIDTFLVEFLKKSKLKIKFSDFCQSGSQELSLVHLLAANGMIRTLETVSKIFGQKSLNCRNKDDFTPLYFGKLFSQDSVVTLIGDNENSVLPRVEAEEWYIWSLLNKFPQINISEPLFYFAHSLCLNKFSYRYVLYRQKCVVKLLKKTFLPISGIGDYSYHQAMVSVNHVASKMPTILFCLRVLESMYFHHNMSTIICRSPFLNIANCYRTFNELVSNLKVGIFSDKRKLFRRMRENIYPVYKQFKKIYIRVKAYCFEYFNYELLKRKLYRLIVSLNKLCFFLNKIVSRAAISFYVQGGKSVKISVPNSFTFLQLRMKNLKFIVDEGIRFLAEPAPLVAVNGGSLYKYKYISIIKTTLAYKRLRKNLIVDKFGLKSVFDISKFRTTKTYVKENVMLKEPFKDLE; encoded by the exons ATGGTGTATAACTTGCAATGGCTGGCGAAATCAGCTGCTGAAATCTAGAAGATATCCTAATGTATTATGGGAACGTACTCGATCATGGGAATGGCCGAAAGCATATCAAAACATCGTCGAAGTATACCTCCCAGCATCGTGGCAAAATGATAATCTTGATCTGAAAGATATATCAACTGCTTGCTATGTTTGGGAAAACTGTTCAAAGTATTTCAAAATTCGACAATTTATAATAAAGAAACTTAGACAATTTAGAAATCAGTATTTTGCACACAACACATCATTGAAAGCAACAGATTTAGAAAAAGCGCAAGTATTTGATGTTTTAAAGGACTTGCTAAACGATCAAGATGTACAGAGTCACATTGATGTTCAGGATTGTCTCAACGGTCTGGCAAAGATAGAACAGGGATATCAGATAGAGAAGTGGATGAACGAAGTTCAGAACCTTCTTCAACAACACGAGTTAACGTTAGCCGACATAGAGACAACAACACACAAACATGATAAAGGACTAGATATCCTACTAAAAGTTCAGGAAAATATTCAGGAAAGACAAGAAGCTATACAGGAAGATATCGGAAGCatgaaaaaagatatatttgagATGATAAAGAGGAAGCATTCCTCATTCACACATGTATACCAGTGGACTAATCGCTTGAAGAATTTCGTCTTCTACCAAGAAAAGAATGTAAAAGTGCTGTCAGTCATCTTATTCGCCGTATTGCTGTGCGTGTATCTTTTTACAAGGCAACCAACAAACATGGAACACAAATTTGCTAAAACAG cgTGTGTTTCAGAACAGTACAGAGTCCCCTTTCCGCAAGATCTTCCTCTTCTAGGATATCTAAATGAACACAGGTCACTTGTTGGACGACAATGGTTAATGGAACAGTTAAAACACGAACTGTTTAGCTCAGACGGTGGTAAACAGCATGGTGTTGTGCTTGTAGCAGAAATGGGTTACGGTAAATctgcttttatttcaaaattgttgtgTCCAGGTTCAAGTGAGAGTGCAATTTCTATTCAAAAACATATTGTTGCATTtcatgtgtgcaagtttgatgtAAGAAGTACTCACTGTTCTGAACGATTCATTAGAAGGCTTATTGGTTTTTTTGCAATGAAAAGTGCAGAGTATGGTAACATTATTTCAATGTTGCCTGAAGCACACATAGTGTTTAATAGGGATAGCTGCGAGAAAGAACCAGATGCTTGTTTTGATCAGGGAATTACTATTCCAATAAAACAGTTATCTAATCATATGAACACACCGTGGATTGTTGTTATAGACGCAGTTGACGAATGTGAAAACACAGGAAGTAATCCAATATTGGAACTTTTGTCAAGGAGAATGAAGCATCTCCCTAAGTGGCTCAAGTTTTTGGTAACTTCGAGAAATATCACCTCCCTGACATTgctaagaaaaatgaaaattgagcaACTTTACTCCAATGATTCCAGAAACAAAAACGACATTAAAGCTTTTATTCAGGAATCGTTTCCTGTAAATACCAATCCAGACATGATAAACACACTTGTCGATAAAAGTGAAGGAAACTTTGTTTACATTATTCAAGCCTTGAAATGGATTCTTGATAAGAAAGATTATGACAATGTTCCTGATTTTCCTTCCGATCTTGGTGatgtatatgaaattaattttgatagGCAATTCGTAGATGCGGAAGCTTATAGAATACCAAAATTGATACTGGAGATAGTCTGTTCAACTATTAATCCTGTGACAAAAGTTGATATTTACACCATTCTTAGATCGAGTAACATTTTTCCAGATAAGAAGGACTTTGATAGACACTTCGCTTCCTTAAACTTTTTCTTAAGAACAGGGGAAAGCGTTCGAGTGCCACACCAAGCTTTGTATCGCTGGCTCATCGATGAACAAAATGAGAGTTATGGGATATCTCTTCAAGCAGGTCATGCtctaatatcaaaatatatgtttaGCACTTTGACTGGAAATAACACCAAAGACATTGTTGATCTAGCGATTCATGTAGCAAACTCTGCTGATTCTACGTTAAGGAAGATGTTTGTGTCGTCTACATTTTCAGATATCGGTGGATCAAACAGTGTACCTTTAGTTCATAAGTTGATCTGGAAAACATCATGTATTAAAGCACTCGAATTGCTGTTACATCATTACCCTGATGTAAATGTTATTAACGAAGGAAACGTTACACCTGCATTCGTTGCAGCAGCAAAGGGACATACTGACCAGCTTAAACTTCTACATGGGAAAggtgcaaatttaggatttactGTTAGAGGACATTTTCTTATCAGTCCATACATGGTGTTTTCGAAAATAGAAATGATGAAGCATCATTATTATGCAGGATATGGTCTATTGCATATTGCAGCACAACATGGCCATAGTTCGATCGTTAAGTATATTCTTGCTCACAACAGAACTTTAATTTATGAAAAGAATGCTTTAGGTTTGCATGCAGGTCAGATAGCATGTGAGAGTGGTAATCTTGAAGTGATCAAGATTTTACATAGTTTTGAACCGAAACTGTTCggatacaaatgtatgttttacgcttcaaaacaaaaccacaaaactATTCTTAAGTGGTTGGTGCAGAATGGCATTGAATACAAGTGCATTTCAGACAATGAATCACTCGAAGCTGCTCATAGTATAGAACAATTAAATGTAGTTCAAATTTTAGAATACTCTAGTCTCTTATTTCCAAACGACATTTATTCACTGGACCGTATTAATTCTTTCGATATTTGGTGGATTGTTTTCAAAACTACTCCCCTGGCGGTGGCAATTCAAACAGGATCTATGGATGCAGCTAGATATCTCATTGAGACATTTCCAAAATCACTGGATTGTTATGATGCTTATGGTTATACACCAGCACTGGCAAGTGTATTCTACAGCCGAACTGAGCTTTACCCGCTTCTATCCAAAAACTTTGAAACTGACAAATGTGGAAAAATTCCAGATCATTTACtagatttaaaaattttaaaacacatgCGTTTATATGAAATGGCTCATAAATGCCCAGAAGGTGGTTCATTAGCACATATTGTAGCTTTATATGCTTTAGATAAGGAAATTTTTTGGTTCTATTTGAGGGAGAGACTTCAGATAAACTGGAATGAACCAGACTATTCTGGTAATTTTCCAATACATTATGCTATTGCTAATAACTAtcttttgtttataatgttatttgaGCAAGGAACAATTACACATGACAATAGATATTCATATAGAGAAATAACAGCTGCAAATGGGTCAACAGTATATCATATTGCTGCAATGTCTGACCAGAGTCTTAGTATGCATCATTTGACAGGTTCTTTTAAAAAGCCGATACCAGAATTAAAAGATGAGCATGGCCGTGGAATAACGCATTATGTTGTGCTGAGGCAGTTTCTAAATATTGTAGGTAAACATGAAACAGATGCACAGTTCATTTCTGCATTGTTTTTACGCTATCTAGTGGAAACAgctaaacataatataaaaacatacGACTATTTTGgcagaaatattttacattacGGCTTTAGAAATGGATATATTTCAGTTgtgaagtatttgaaatatgaaTATCAGTCCATTTTTGATTTATTGCTATCGCAGAGAGATAATGAAGGATTGACGCCCATAGATTTTGCATTGAAGGATTACCAGAGAAGTAGTAGCATTATAGTTTTGCctaaaaaatgttcatattttgatgtatattttacattttgtttaaacgacTCGGAATATTCAAATGTTATGTCATCTTGGGAACTCGGGTTGTCATATTTAATTCAAACAGCTTCTAAAGGACAGTATTACAACTTTATTGAACCTAATTTAAAGTACATCATGGAAAAAAGTCCGTACCTGTTAACTGCTGTTTTAGTCTACCATAACTATATGACCTTAGATCATCTAAAACATCAGCTTATCGTTATAAATGAACATGACCTATCAGTCTGGACACAATTAACTGTCGCTCGTCATAAACCAGAGGCATTCCGTGTATGTAGAGAACCTTTAACGAAATCACCATTACATTTTTCGTTACTGACTGTAAACTATAAACACTCCGTCTTCAGCTTTGAAAATCATGATGTCAATAATTTTCTTCACATGGTGTACGGTTATCCTATTAATTCCACTTTGTTTGGGTGCCCAGACGAAAATGGCTACAATATTTTCCATTACTCTTTGATTGGTGGTAATATACAGACAGCACGAATACTCATGTCGAAAAATATTAGAATGATAAATGATCATGTCACATTGAAAGATATCTTTTTAATGGCTATGTCATCACGTATAAAAACAGATcatgaaaattttatcaaatgtaGTGAAAATGTCTATTATCGAGCCCAAGAAACATGTATCGATACatttttggttgaatttttgaaaaagagtAAACTAAAGATTAAATTTAGTGACTTTTGTCAAAGTGGGTCACAAGAACTGTCCTTGGTGCACTTACTCGCAGCTAATGGCATGATTCGTACCTTGGAAACTGTTAGCAAAATATTTGGGCAGAAAAGTTTGAACTGCCGAAACAAGGATGATTTTACACCTTTGTATTTTGGTAAACTCTTCAGTCAAGATTCTGTTGTGACATTGATTGGTGACAATGAAAATTCAGTGTTGCCACGTGTGGAGGCTGAAGAATGGTACATTTGGTCATTGCTAAATAAGTTTCCTCAAATAAACATATCTGAacctttgttttattttgctcaCTCTTTGTGTctaaataaattttcttacagaTACGTATTATATAGGCAAAAGTGCgtagtaaaattgttaaaaaagacgttTTTACCGATATCTGGTATCGGTGACTACTCTTACCATCAAGCTATGGTGTCAGTTAATCATGTGGCCTCGAAAATGCCCACAATTTTATTCTGTCTTAGAGTGTTGGAATCGATGTATTTTCATCATAATATGTCAACAATTATATGTCGGTCTCCGTTTTTAAACATAGCGAATTGTTATAGGACTTTTAATGAACTTGTATCTAACCTGAAGGTTGGTATCTTTTCTGATAAACGTAAATTATTTAGACGTATGCGAGAAAACATTTACCCGGTTTATAAACAGTTCAAAAAAATTTACATTCGAGTGAAAGCTTATTGCTTTGAGTATTTCaattatgaattattaaaaagaaaactgtatcGATTGATAGTTTCTCTCAACAAActatgtttctttttaaacaaaattgtttcaagAGCGGCCATTTCGTTTTACGTACAAGGGGGGAAATCTGTCAAAATATCAGTGCctaattcttttacatttttgcagCTAAGAATGAAAAACCTCAAGTTTATTGTTGATGAAGGAATAAGATTTTTAGCAGAGCCAGCTCCTCTTGTCGCAGTTAATGGTGgttctttatataaatataaatacatcagTATAATTAAAACAACTTTGGCATATAAACGTCTAAGAAAGAATTTGATTGTTGATAAGTTTGGTTTGAAAAGTGTTTTTGATATTTCTAAATTTAGGACAACCAAAACATATGTTAAAGAAAATGTTATGCTGAAAGAACCATTCAAAGATTTAGAATGA
- the LOC123550023 gene encoding uncharacterized protein LOC123550023 isoform X2 — protein sequence MEQLKHELFSSDGGKQHGVVLVAEMGYGKSAFISKLLCPGSSESAISIQKHIVAFHVCKFDVRSTHCSERFIRRLIGFFAMKSAEYGNIISMLPEAHIVFNRDSCEKEPDACFDQGITIPIKQLSNHMNTPWIVVIDAVDECENTGSNPILELLSRRMKHLPKWLKFLVTSRNITSLTLLRKMKIEQLYSNDSRNKNDIKAFIQESFPVNTNPDMINTLVDKSEGNFVYIIQALKWILDKKDYDNVPDFPSDLGDVYEINFDRQFVDAEAYRIPKLILEIVCSTINPVTKVDIYTILRSSNIFPDKKDFDRHFASLNFFLRTGESVRVPHQALYRWLIDEQNESYGISLQAGHALISKYMFSTLTGNNTKDIVDLAIHVANSADSTLRKMFVSSTFSDIGGSNSVPLVHKLIWKTSCIKALELLLHHYPDVNVINEGNVTPAFVAAAKGHTDQLKLLHGKGANLGFTVRGHFLISPYMVFSKIEMMKHHYYAGYGLLHIAAQHGHSSIVKYILAHNRTLIYEKNALGLHAGQIACESGNLEVIKILHSFEPKLFGYKCMFYASKQNHKTILKWLVQNGIEYKCISDNESLEAAHSIEQLNVVQILEYSSLLFPNDIYSLDRINSFDIWWIVFKTTPLAVAIQTGSMDAARYLIETFPKSLDCYDAYGYTPALASVFYSRTELYPLLSKNFETDKCGKIPDHLLDLKILKHMRLYEMAHKCPEGGSLAHIVALYALDKEIFWFYLRERLQINWNEPDYSGNFPIHYAIANNYLLFIMLFEQGTITHDNRYSYREITAANGSTVYHIAAMSDQSLSMHHLTGSFKKPIPELKDEHGRGITHYVVLRQFLNIVGKHETDAQFISALFLRYLVETAKHNIKTYDYFGRNILHYGFRNGYISVVKYLKYEYQSIFDLLLSQRDNEGLTPIDFALKDYQRSSSIIVLPKKCSYFDVYFTFCLNDSEYSNVMSSWELGLSYLIQTASKGQYYNFIEPNLKYIMEKSPYLLTAVLVYHNYMTLDHLKHQLIVINEHDLSVWTQLTVARHKPEAFRVCREPLTKSPLHFSLLTVNYKHSVFSFENHDVNNFLHMVYGYPINSTLFGCPDENGYNIFHYSLIGGNIQTARILMSKNIRMINDHVTLKDIFLMAMSSRIKTDHENFIKCSENVYYRAQETCIDTFLVEFLKKSKLKIKFSDFCQSGSQELSLVHLLAANGMIRTLETVSKIFGQKSLNCRNKDDFTPLYFGKLFSQDSVVTLIGDNENSVLPRVEAEEWYIWSLLNKFPQINISEPLFYFAHSLCLNKFSYRYVLYRQKCVVKLLKKTFLPISGIGDYSYHQAMVSVNHVASKMPTILFCLRVLESMYFHHNMSTIICRSPFLNIANCYRTFNELVSNLKVGIFSDKRKLFRRMRENIYPVYKQFKKIYIRVKAYCFEYFNYELLKRKLYRLIVSLNKLCFFLNKIVSRAAISFYVQGGKSVKISVPNSFTFLQLRMKNLKFIVDEGIRFLAEPAPLVAVNGGSLYKYKYISIIKTTLAYKRLRKNLIVDKFGLKSVFDISKFRTTKTYVKENVMLKEPFKDLE from the coding sequence ATGGAACAGTTAAAACACGAACTGTTTAGCTCAGACGGTGGTAAACAGCATGGTGTTGTGCTTGTAGCAGAAATGGGTTACGGTAAATctgcttttatttcaaaattgttgtgTCCAGGTTCAAGTGAGAGTGCAATTTCTATTCAAAAACATATTGTTGCATTtcatgtgtgcaagtttgatgtAAGAAGTACTCACTGTTCTGAACGATTCATTAGAAGGCTTATTGGTTTTTTTGCAATGAAAAGTGCAGAGTATGGTAACATTATTTCAATGTTGCCTGAAGCACACATAGTGTTTAATAGGGATAGCTGCGAGAAAGAACCAGATGCTTGTTTTGATCAGGGAATTACTATTCCAATAAAACAGTTATCTAATCATATGAACACACCGTGGATTGTTGTTATAGACGCAGTTGACGAATGTGAAAACACAGGAAGTAATCCAATATTGGAACTTTTGTCAAGGAGAATGAAGCATCTCCCTAAGTGGCTCAAGTTTTTGGTAACTTCGAGAAATATCACCTCCCTGACATTgctaagaaaaatgaaaattgagcaACTTTACTCCAATGATTCCAGAAACAAAAACGACATTAAAGCTTTTATTCAGGAATCGTTTCCTGTAAATACCAATCCAGACATGATAAACACACTTGTCGATAAAAGTGAAGGAAACTTTGTTTACATTATTCAAGCCTTGAAATGGATTCTTGATAAGAAAGATTATGACAATGTTCCTGATTTTCCTTCCGATCTTGGTGatgtatatgaaattaattttgatagGCAATTCGTAGATGCGGAAGCTTATAGAATACCAAAATTGATACTGGAGATAGTCTGTTCAACTATTAATCCTGTGACAAAAGTTGATATTTACACCATTCTTAGATCGAGTAACATTTTTCCAGATAAGAAGGACTTTGATAGACACTTCGCTTCCTTAAACTTTTTCTTAAGAACAGGGGAAAGCGTTCGAGTGCCACACCAAGCTTTGTATCGCTGGCTCATCGATGAACAAAATGAGAGTTATGGGATATCTCTTCAAGCAGGTCATGCtctaatatcaaaatatatgtttaGCACTTTGACTGGAAATAACACCAAAGACATTGTTGATCTAGCGATTCATGTAGCAAACTCTGCTGATTCTACGTTAAGGAAGATGTTTGTGTCGTCTACATTTTCAGATATCGGTGGATCAAACAGTGTACCTTTAGTTCATAAGTTGATCTGGAAAACATCATGTATTAAAGCACTCGAATTGCTGTTACATCATTACCCTGATGTAAATGTTATTAACGAAGGAAACGTTACACCTGCATTCGTTGCAGCAGCAAAGGGACATACTGACCAGCTTAAACTTCTACATGGGAAAggtgcaaatttaggatttactGTTAGAGGACATTTTCTTATCAGTCCATACATGGTGTTTTCGAAAATAGAAATGATGAAGCATCATTATTATGCAGGATATGGTCTATTGCATATTGCAGCACAACATGGCCATAGTTCGATCGTTAAGTATATTCTTGCTCACAACAGAACTTTAATTTATGAAAAGAATGCTTTAGGTTTGCATGCAGGTCAGATAGCATGTGAGAGTGGTAATCTTGAAGTGATCAAGATTTTACATAGTTTTGAACCGAAACTGTTCggatacaaatgtatgttttacgcttcaaaacaaaaccacaaaactATTCTTAAGTGGTTGGTGCAGAATGGCATTGAATACAAGTGCATTTCAGACAATGAATCACTCGAAGCTGCTCATAGTATAGAACAATTAAATGTAGTTCAAATTTTAGAATACTCTAGTCTCTTATTTCCAAACGACATTTATTCACTGGACCGTATTAATTCTTTCGATATTTGGTGGATTGTTTTCAAAACTACTCCCCTGGCGGTGGCAATTCAAACAGGATCTATGGATGCAGCTAGATATCTCATTGAGACATTTCCAAAATCACTGGATTGTTATGATGCTTATGGTTATACACCAGCACTGGCAAGTGTATTCTACAGCCGAACTGAGCTTTACCCGCTTCTATCCAAAAACTTTGAAACTGACAAATGTGGAAAAATTCCAGATCATTTACtagatttaaaaattttaaaacacatgCGTTTATATGAAATGGCTCATAAATGCCCAGAAGGTGGTTCATTAGCACATATTGTAGCTTTATATGCTTTAGATAAGGAAATTTTTTGGTTCTATTTGAGGGAGAGACTTCAGATAAACTGGAATGAACCAGACTATTCTGGTAATTTTCCAATACATTATGCTATTGCTAATAACTAtcttttgtttataatgttatttgaGCAAGGAACAATTACACATGACAATAGATATTCATATAGAGAAATAACAGCTGCAAATGGGTCAACAGTATATCATATTGCTGCAATGTCTGACCAGAGTCTTAGTATGCATCATTTGACAGGTTCTTTTAAAAAGCCGATACCAGAATTAAAAGATGAGCATGGCCGTGGAATAACGCATTATGTTGTGCTGAGGCAGTTTCTAAATATTGTAGGTAAACATGAAACAGATGCACAGTTCATTTCTGCATTGTTTTTACGCTATCTAGTGGAAACAgctaaacataatataaaaacatacGACTATTTTGgcagaaatattttacattacGGCTTTAGAAATGGATATATTTCAGTTgtgaagtatttgaaatatgaaTATCAGTCCATTTTTGATTTATTGCTATCGCAGAGAGATAATGAAGGATTGACGCCCATAGATTTTGCATTGAAGGATTACCAGAGAAGTAGTAGCATTATAGTTTTGCctaaaaaatgttcatattttgatgtatattttacattttgtttaaacgacTCGGAATATTCAAATGTTATGTCATCTTGGGAACTCGGGTTGTCATATTTAATTCAAACAGCTTCTAAAGGACAGTATTACAACTTTATTGAACCTAATTTAAAGTACATCATGGAAAAAAGTCCGTACCTGTTAACTGCTGTTTTAGTCTACCATAACTATATGACCTTAGATCATCTAAAACATCAGCTTATCGTTATAAATGAACATGACCTATCAGTCTGGACACAATTAACTGTCGCTCGTCATAAACCAGAGGCATTCCGTGTATGTAGAGAACCTTTAACGAAATCACCATTACATTTTTCGTTACTGACTGTAAACTATAAACACTCCGTCTTCAGCTTTGAAAATCATGATGTCAATAATTTTCTTCACATGGTGTACGGTTATCCTATTAATTCCACTTTGTTTGGGTGCCCAGACGAAAATGGCTACAATATTTTCCATTACTCTTTGATTGGTGGTAATATACAGACAGCACGAATACTCATGTCGAAAAATATTAGAATGATAAATGATCATGTCACATTGAAAGATATCTTTTTAATGGCTATGTCATCACGTATAAAAACAGATcatgaaaattttatcaaatgtaGTGAAAATGTCTATTATCGAGCCCAAGAAACATGTATCGATACatttttggttgaatttttgaaaaagagtAAACTAAAGATTAAATTTAGTGACTTTTGTCAAAGTGGGTCACAAGAACTGTCCTTGGTGCACTTACTCGCAGCTAATGGCATGATTCGTACCTTGGAAACTGTTAGCAAAATATTTGGGCAGAAAAGTTTGAACTGCCGAAACAAGGATGATTTTACACCTTTGTATTTTGGTAAACTCTTCAGTCAAGATTCTGTTGTGACATTGATTGGTGACAATGAAAATTCAGTGTTGCCACGTGTGGAGGCTGAAGAATGGTACATTTGGTCATTGCTAAATAAGTTTCCTCAAATAAACATATCTGAacctttgttttattttgctcaCTCTTTGTGTctaaataaattttcttacagaTACGTATTATATAGGCAAAAGTGCgtagtaaaattgttaaaaaagacgttTTTACCGATATCTGGTATCGGTGACTACTCTTACCATCAAGCTATGGTGTCAGTTAATCATGTGGCCTCGAAAATGCCCACAATTTTATTCTGTCTTAGAGTGTTGGAATCGATGTATTTTCATCATAATATGTCAACAATTATATGTCGGTCTCCGTTTTTAAACATAGCGAATTGTTATAGGACTTTTAATGAACTTGTATCTAACCTGAAGGTTGGTATCTTTTCTGATAAACGTAAATTATTTAGACGTATGCGAGAAAACATTTACCCGGTTTATAAACAGTTCAAAAAAATTTACATTCGAGTGAAAGCTTATTGCTTTGAGTATTTCaattatgaattattaaaaagaaaactgtatcGATTGATAGTTTCTCTCAACAAActatgtttctttttaaacaaaattgtttcaagAGCGGCCATTTCGTTTTACGTACAAGGGGGGAAATCTGTCAAAATATCAGTGCctaattcttttacatttttgcagCTAAGAATGAAAAACCTCAAGTTTATTGTTGATGAAGGAATAAGATTTTTAGCAGAGCCAGCTCCTCTTGTCGCAGTTAATGGTGgttctttatataaatataaatacatcagTATAATTAAAACAACTTTGGCATATAAACGTCTAAGAAAGAATTTGATTGTTGATAAGTTTGGTTTGAAAAGTGTTTTTGATATTTCTAAATTTAGGACAACCAAAACATATGTTAAAGAAAATGTTATGCTGAAAGAACCATTCAAAGATTTAGAATGA